The window AGGACATTGTAGGAACAAGAAGTTTTTTGGAAAGTTTTTTaatatgttcatgatgtttaatcatgttaataaaacatttaattattaCCTCCCTTCTGAAATAGATtatgtttttttcctaaaatatatatacatgtatatacaaaacataATATAGATTAAacaatttacttttaaaaaaaaaccttaaccATATACCCCTTTATTAACATGCTTATAAAAGATAGATCATCAGTGTCtgcatgtttttcatttttcattgaatttggcgtaattgaattaattttaaccatgttaacccatTGATATACttgtataattttttaatttaaatttatgtataattttgttttcGAGTTTAGCatgacgttcattttcactgaactagtaaacattttttactctattgtgatattataataaaattctaAGAAATGCCTTCAATTTTCTTTTTGATTTGATGAAATGAAGTGCTTATATGTgctcatttattatttatttgtcgTTTAaagttatatcaattatataagtTTATATTGATTTTCTCAGATCAAGTCTAATCTTAAATGCTTTCAATAattgattattttgaataatacacaTTAGAAGGAAAAGATGATGGTCATCATTGGGGGATTCAGGCCTAGGGAGGGGTGAAGAGAGCCTATATGTTCACATattgattagaaaaaaaatataatattaaagcacaaaatcattaaaaatacttttcaatcccctccccccccccttttttttcaaaagtccaGACACTAGGAAAGCATAGGTCAGTGATATTTTGTGCCTTAAATTACTGGAAAATAAAgactttttcccctggagaagaatcccaatttgaaaaaaaaatggcttaaaattattccccaaaagacaactttttcccaaacagtgcagtctcagtagtaattgaacattgaatacaaactgaaaaacactcatttatacatttttcatgactaaaatgactatatgtgcagatgTTAGGGTCTATTTATGAatcatcactgacaataaggggtctaatttcaaagcagggtttgacccttgaaagggggtctgcaaattAAAGTTTCAGTCAAGTGCATGGTTTATTGTAAATTTtccaaattcaataaaaataacgatattttcccaataaaaaagggtagagttaattttgaaaaaaaaccaacaatatcaTTGCAGGTATATCATTTACATGTGTATATTAGTCAATCAATGGGTTCCCACttatgaaccagatgctccgcagggtgcagctttatacgaccgcagaggtggaaaccctgaacagttggggcaagtatggatacaacatttaagcttgatacagctctgaatttggattgtgattaaatagttgacacaacacaggtttctgacacagaatgaatgtggtctaagaactgaAACttaaaaacttacaaatttaaaattggacatttacctattatggtccaatatccaaattctaaatatatggttagattcagcatatcataaattcccaagaattcaatttttgatgaaatcaaataatgttcaattttagaccctttagacctcaatgtggaccaatttaataaccgggcccaaatattaaaaatctaaatacatggtcagattcagcatattgaacaaccccatatacatgatatattcaatttttgatgaaatctaacaaagtttaatttttgaccatttggaccttaatgtaatgatgtagaccaatttgaaaacgggacaatactgtgcaattgaatatttctggctattgtgcaaaactgtgcaattgaatgtTTCTGGCTATTgtgcaaaactgtgcaattgaaaatttcttgctattgaccaatactgtgcaattgaagatttcttgctattgaccaatactgtgcaattgaaggtttcttgctattgcgcaatactgtgcaattgaaaatttcttgctattgcacaatactgtgcaattgaagatttcttgctattgcgaaatactgtgcaattgaaaatttcttgctattgcacaatactgtgcgattgaagatttcttgctatgcacaatacttaatataataattttggatcctgatttggaccaacttgaaaactgggcccataaccaacaagaggctgtcacaacgacagcaaaccggatttattaatatttatttgtgtcctggcaatatcacaagaaccattactgatgaatggtgaaagtgaaaatcgtcaatatcaaatttgacctccattttgtcatcagtatcaatatcttaaaatttgaaaagcttagattgaatggttcatgagtaaatgcaacaacgtgaatggaaacgccatttcacaatctttcaagaaccataactcctgaacagtaaaagtcaaaatcgtcataattgaacttgacttttaatttgccatcagtaacaacatataaaaatttcaaaagctttggttaaatggttcatgagaaaatgcacggacacgactggaaacaccatttttcaatctttcaagaaccataactcctgaacggtaaaagtcaaaatcgtcattattgaacttgacctccattttgtcatcagtaacaacatattaaaatttgggaagcttaagtagaacagttcatgcgtaaatgcacggacacgactgtaaactccatttttcaatctatcaagaaccataactcctgaacggtaaaagtcaaaatctccATTATTGAAtctgacctccattttgtcatcagtaacaacatattaaaatttgggaagcttaggtagaacagttcatgcgtaaatgcacggacacgactgtaaactccatttttcaatctttcaagaaccataactcctgaacggtaaaagtcaaaatcgccattattgaacttgaccttcatttagttgtcagtaacaacatattaaaattttaaaagctttggttgaacggttcatgagttaatgcacggacaacatttgattcccgcccGCCGACCGACCGCCCGCCTGACctgaaaaatgcttattttggcccctttttggcccctaattcctaaaccgttgggacctcaactcccaaaatcaatccaaccttccttttgtggtcataaaccttgtgtttaaatttcattgatttctatttacttctgCTAAtaaaagttattgtgcgaaaaccaagaataatgcttatttgggcccttttttggccccttattcctaaactgttataaccaaaactcccaaaatcaatcccaaccttccttttgtggtcataaaccttgtgtcaaaatttcatagatttccattcacttttactaaagttagagtgtgaaaaccaagaacatgcttatttgggccctttttggcccctaattcctaaaatgttgggaccaaaactcccaaaatcaaacccatccttccttttgtggtcataaaccttgtgttaaaatttcatagatttccattcacttttactaaagttagagtgtgaaaactaaaagtattcggacgaggacgacgcagacgccaaagtgataccaatatatgaccaaaaattttttaatttttgcggtcgtataaaaacaatagTAATATCAATTgaacttgtatacatttttactgaactaatgatgtatattgtccctttgaaacatgtaacatacatatgttatcacagttctttCATTTTTAGGTCCACTGTAacatatgtacaatgtatgttaatttttctgtaataaccctacATAGAGTTATATATCTGACtgattatctattttgaatttattgaactataaaactaatttttgactcttcacattgaataaactgtgaagcggattatgttaaatgtgaagagtcaaaaattagttttatggttcaataaaatcaaaataaattattgccattcattatagagggtggtaaagggggggtgcttgcacgaaaaaaacgtgaaatatgacataatttcacgttgaacgtgaaataatttctgtaatgaaagtggcacgaaaaataaatacttttatttgaaccttttgtgactgagtcactgtcttcttgtatatattaactctttgttttacttgatattcctgATTCAGTATACACATTTAAgataattggtttacggcttttaaaaaagtattttgcgatcctgccaagtgtttgaattttatttgaaaaatactgagcacgcaaaataagactttgaaaatctcgatgcacgtaaaattaaataagcagaacacgttgaaggAGGCACCCGTCTTGcgcgactgaacgtcaaataaaaaagtaaaaacacgttgaacttgaaataaaaaaCAGCGATCACCTtacacgaaaataaccctttaccaccctcattaaaactaaatttctatcaaaaataaggctcaaagaactttttatatcattcatgttatttatattaacaataacaacctacacacatgttggcgtatgaatacacaacatcAGAGTGGGGCGtatcgccatcaaaattgacaacattgaaaataaaactaataattttaaccaatcacaagacagtaaaaacaccaaatttatttatttaactgttaaaacaaggaaatactaaataaaatttgACTGTAAATACAATATGCAGGTTTACCtttgattaaatttttaaatctttgttTCTTCTTCCTATAAAATACCCATGATATGAGTTATGTGTGTCATTTGTATTATTATGTGTCATACATGATGTGGTACTGCTGCTGCTGCTGTTTATGCAGAAATGCCACTTGCGTAATTGCAAattaaaaattatgtcttcaaTCCCGCACccgaaaaaaaaatgactaaaattGTAAAAGATCAACCATTCTATCATCTATGCCCAGAAGGTAACGCAACTTGGTTGTGAAATAAAATCTCTATGATGTTGTTTCCAGCTCAATAAAAAACGGCAAATCAGAACGTCTCATTTTGCGTATTTCGAGGAACAATCTGGGGCGTGTTTTTTTGTTCTTCGGTTGTGAGCCAGAAAATGcccatttctgtttttttttttttttttttggggcgTTTGAAAAATCTTCTGAGTCTTTTTCACCTCTTCCTTGTTGATATGTAGTTTGTTTAGACGGCAGAGGCACATAACAAACACGGCGTCGTTTAGTCAAAATGACCAGttaaaaaaatttatgaatgtacataaattaggctgttagttttctcgtgtgaattattttacattgtcattttggggccttttatagctgactatgcaatatgagttttactcattgttgaaggccagacggttacctatagttgttaatttctgtatcattttgcattttggtctcctgtgctgagttgtctcattggcaatcataccacatcttctttttatatacataagaATCAGTGTTAACTGTGTTACGGACGTTTTTATGGTATATTAATATTAGAAGAACATCTCTGTAGGACGATAAATAAGAACTATGAAAGATTCATTAGAGATTGGCATTTCTAAGTCTTTGTATCGTGGTTCTGAACACATTGAACTTGTCCATTCTCCCTTTTCATTACTTTTAGGTtattttgagagagaaaaaaaggaGATTaagttaactgttatcagcattttgtatttgttattaaaaaataactGGTTTTGCCAACATGATATGTTGTTCACGTGttacagccccccccccccccccccccctaaattgCCCTCCCTCTTTAAAAGGTGGTGGTCCGATGGTTTTGATCGATAGAAATAAGATTTTCTGCAAGGGCCAGCAGAGAAAAATAACTTTGAAAACTTTCCAATATCTTTCCTTTATAATCAAATAATCCGGTTTGGTTACTTTAAACTTGGAAATCTGGATAGACAAGATGTCCTTCTTGATCAGATTCCAGACAAACAGTGACAAATTATTGTGCAGTTTAAGATTATTCAGAGCACACTTTTACAgtcattagatataggaagatgtggtgtgagtgtacacgagacaactctccatccaaataacaatttataaaagtaaaccatcatataGGTCAATTTACTCTACCAGACGTATCTTAtatatttttcgaaaaaaaaaatcatctttaacTTCTGTTATGTTATGAATCCAACATAACAACAATCTGCTATATTTCGACGGCAAAttgaagttttgttttataaatctttCGTAGAATATCTCCAGAAAAAGTGTCAAGATTCATTTTTTTAACTGTACACCAGAATACATTCTCGAGCTGAGCAGACGAGACCATGTAAACATGCATGCCCATGGTGTCAAAATAGGTATAACACTTAAGATCCGAAAGTGGACATGAATAGACCTGAAGATAAACGATTcaaattaattattcaaataaCAATAACTTGTTTATTTTCAATGGATTTCTTCAAGTTAGAATTTTATTAAATGTATGAGGTCTTTAGTGTAACACTGTCAAAATATAACTGAGATGAGTAAAATAAGGATTTTCTAAGAAAATTGAATAACTATAGTCAGTAACCTTACCTTACCTCTGTATCTTTACCCCCTTCAAAGGAGAACCACACAGTTTCTGTGTGTTGAACGGGTGCTTTGGGTGGCGGTGCTCATTATTTACATTGGTGCTGTGTCTGTGGGTCCCATCACCATAATTTATCCATGAATTTTTTGGATCATCCTTCCACCATTATgtacattatttacatatatgaATATCACTAAAGATAATGTTTGCAATCCGCAACGACACCTCCCGACATTTTACAATTCAtgtatgttataattaaaagttcatGGCGatttttatcaatgttaaaacaaGTCTATCCACACGGGGTTTTGTGTTAATATATAAAAGCGGCTTCTTATTAATCGCTTATAATCTAAAATCTAGAATGTCCTCACatacggaatatatatatatagagagagcgACTTTGCCTGGTTAAAATACGTATTTAAAGCtccatgttttaaaaatgtttgctCTTAAAAATCTAAAAGTTCAGTGTTCATACGAAATTACTGCATTGTGATAAAAGTATATGTACGGTAAAATCTAAAAGTATGTCCACTATGAATCTGTAGGCAATCCGGTGCTTTAGGACCCAGAGTCAATGATATCCCTACCCCTCCCCCTCTCCTTGCTAGCTTATCTTCTACGATGTGCCTCTAAGTCTTTTCGTCCAACAGTACATTTCTCTTTATGTGCAACTTGAAGAAAAGGTTTCTGGAATGGTTTTCCATACGGGCTACGCTGGCTGAGTTATGTCTATTTAGGTTGATGAGTTTTGCACTGTCGAGGAGCAATTGTATTTGCGTTGTAATGTCCAAGTCATGGAACCTTATGGTATTATTCATCTCATTTTGCCATATGTCATTCACCTCTTTAAGTATCACCGCTCTAACGGACTGTAACTTCTCGCATTGCATTACAAAATGTTCTAGTGTTTCCTCCTGTAACCCACAAAGCAGGCAGGTCGGGTCTGTTTCTTGTCTGTAGAATTGAATCCGTTTTGTTTGAAGTACATAAGTTCCAGTTATAAGGCGTAATCTGGTAGGGATTCTGCTATTGTAACACGAAAAATATCACAGTACCTATAATTTTGGCGATTCTAGTTAGTGTACTATTAATGTTACCTCTCTTTGGAGTAAATTCCTCCAATATCTAGATCACCGGAAGATATCTGTGCAAAAAAGCAACggattaaaaaatatacatatttcaGATAAAACTAAATCTTAGTCTTTGGACGAAGTTGTTTAATGGATTCCCTTGTAATATTTTACAATCTTGTGGTGAAGTTCAATCTCATTTATCAGCTGGATTtggaaaaacatgtttaataaaaaaaaaaatgtttcatttaaacaaatgtttacGGTTCTGGAATCAGTTTTTGCAGATGTTCGGATTCATTAATTGTGTTTTCTCTTTATTATACAGGGTGAAATAACACTCATTTCTTTCATATAAGACCGCACTATAGCTCCCAAAAGATTACAGAAGGTTATTTGCCAAAATTTAAGTAAATTCTAgctttcttttctttcgatttgaAACCCAAATAATGCAAATGCAAAAATAACCTCAATGTCTAAGTCAGCCTttctacattttttattaattgaatATTCCGAAATGGAGCTCcatgacttatttgtaaaacatttacaGCTTATGTTATTCATTTACTTAACCCTCTTGGTGTCGACCGTTTTTCAAGGTTGTATTTCATATGCCGGAAAATACGACAGCTCGATCGACGTCTGTGTCGTAAAAACGACGACGTCATTCGATATATGAGGTCACGACATGATGACCGTTACATTTGTTACCCATTGGAGAAAAACATAACACTTTTAATCTTCGGTCTCAGTTTAATTGAAAGAGATACATCATTGATGTAAAGCTTGCATAAATTTAACCATGGACATATATGACCCTCCGGCAGTAAGAGAGTTAATAAGCTCTTCTGACTTATAGTattgtgacgggattgcttcccttagaaaaacttagtagatacttagtcagccgtaagcggttgagctaaggatcgaagtacttctttagctgagtcggttagcgcgctgccttgtaacacagaggtcccgggttcgagtcccggtggagacaagcaattttgtaatgaaattcgtgctctccggttacagtataaaagaagatgaactatgattgccaatgatcgAGACAACCGTGACTTCGCAAGTATCAATTTAAATTCTAGATTCGTTTAATTTCACATAAGTGCATCCTTAaaatttcttaaagaaaatgGATTCCAGGACTATCATTTGTGccaaatataatttttcaaaattatcaatTGCGCCAATTTCCGgactatattttgttttaattaaccTAGGTTCGGGATCGTactaattattttgatttatttgttaaCGTAAGCGGCATGAAATGGGACAACAGTAAACAAGATTTGACAGGACCGATTTTTAATGCAATAAGCATCTAACATCTACCATGTTACTGTCAGTTCCTGAGAAGAGAAAAAAGACAATTAATTCCACGCATTCGGCTTTTGGAAAACCTTCAAGAAGCCCGAGAACACCAACCCCTTCGTCGTTGACTTATTCTTCTTATTCGTATTCCGATACCTTTGAAAATGCAACACAAAGTGTTAACTACTCAGATACTTTTGAAACTGAATCAAAAGCTGAACCAACAAcaataaaaactgcaaaattttccaCAATTTTAACAGAACTTGAGGGTGACTTTAAAACCACAAAAGATCTAACCATCACAAGACAGTCCGAATCATTTCCTACCTACTCTGATACATTTGAAACTGATGATTTTGAATCTCATCCAAAGTCAGATGATGATTCTTACCGAGGTAGAGAGAGTAAATATGCAGAAACTGAGTCAAATTATACTGATACAGATTCTAAATACACTTCAGAGGAAACCCAGTCATATGGAACAAGAACACTAGAGTCTGTTGCAGAGAGGTAATGAGTTACATTTATTCTAATCAGTCCTAATAATTTCATCATGTActcataatttttcatttaacccTTTCTTCCATAATGATGCCCTAAGCCTTTTGATGCCAACCCTTTACTgacctttactccataatgacgcctgtgTTGAGTGCCTCAGTTAAAATGTCTGGCTTACATGTACATTGGCCTACGAAAAAATCTGCATCAGCATGATCAGGCTTGATAAAATTTGTATCTTATAGGTCATTTCTGGAGTCACATGTCTTTCAACAGAAAAGATTATCAATTTCACACGCCTTTATGACATCATTTACCTGAGATTGAAGGTGCACCGGTATCCCTGCTCTATTAACAGTTTCCAGCACTTTCATTATGGTCATTTTGTATGGTACACATTTGTAGTGTAGAAATAAATAGTGTTTCTCAAGTACATAATCAATATTGCCATATATATGAATGAGGGAGGGTGACCATCCTTTTAGATTTTAATATCccaaatattttgtgcagtataGAATAAAACTTTTTCACCCGTTGCTCAACATGTGTTGGCAATTtctatgcatacatttttgtcacgTGGTAATGGAAGTCACATTATAACAGATTCGTCTGAAAACCATATTCCGGAACTGgcctatataaaaatgatattcatgAGACTACCGTTATctgattgatgaaatatttgttttggcATTGCCATGCTTGATTGCATTAATACtataaacctgatgattttttttattgaaaaaatcctatgccatgtacatgtatatgtgaagcaaatctgtaaaaaaatatttccatggaAGAACTTTTGAGAAACATATTGTCAGCTTTATTTTTTGACCTCATATTATCATTttgactataaacatgataaattgtaccattaatttattcatttaaaggCTCAGTTACTCATTAGCTGTTAAATTCACATTCACAGAAAAATTGACGTCACACtaaacattaaaacatataaacaatataaatgaTGTTATTGTTAATAATacacacacatttttttatattcctgtaTTTCAGTACAACTCCCAGATATTCCAGTGATGACTTTGAAGATGAGACTTACAGTTACAGTGAAAGTTATGAATACTCTTCAACGTTTGAACTAGATGATGAAATATCTAGTCTTGATGTTGTTACAGATCCAGAAAAGGTATTTTGATAATTGATCATCCAAACAAACACTGTACTAATTAAAATGATTACTACAGATAGGCGTATCATTTTTATAGCTCATGGTGCCTTAGGGGCCTCAGTGGCTGATGTGGTCTAAGTTCCAACCTCGCTCTTGCTGGTGCACTGGATTTTAACCcttattgactaggattgtcagttttcctatcgaaggtctgtggttttctccagcactctggcttcctctccacaataaaaactggccgctgTGAAATAGCCAaaatgtggtgcttaaaagtgacattaaaacacaaaaaaaatctacTACATCATGGTGCCactatttatttgttaattttttttgtatcaaatttttttattaacataattATGATTATATTTGAACTTTGAACTTGCTTTTTTGTACACTCTTGATGAAAAATTCATTGCAATTGCAAATGTCCACAAAAATTCATGAACAGGGAAGTAGAAATCAAAACACTTACATGACTTAAGTAAAAACCTCAAAATGCTCAACAACTAGATTTAAATTGCATTTGTtctaaatacatgaaatacaatTTGGACACTAACAGTTTTAATTTCAGATTCAAAGAGAGGAGGAATTGAAGAAAAAATCAGAAGAAGCAAAGGAAAACTACATCTCAACCTTGATCTCAAATATGAGGAATAAACGTTTTAAAGATACAGATATAACAGAACTTTCTTTAATTGAACCAATCAAGAGTATGTATAGACTCTGCTGTATGGGCTTTTTGTTGAAGGAccaacagtgacctatagttgttaatttctgtgtcatttggtcgctTGCAGagggttttctcattggcaatcatatactACACCTTTTTTGTTTGTCACATGGAAACATTTCTTAGTTTTCACATGAAACAGAtaacattcgttttcatcatATTCTATTTTGACAACAATAAGgtctataaacatgatatatttaAAGGAAGAAATAGGcaataatatcatgaatatcatcTCGTTAATTTGATACAAGAAAACAAGCTGTGTATGGCATGTATGGTGGTGATTTTTTATACAATCAGTTAATTCAAGCATTCAAATCTAAATTAGATCAAGAATATTCCTGAGGTCAGCTGATATGCATGAAACAAGTACTGTTAAAAATGCATTATTGATTTGAAGAATTGTCCTCTAAATGCaggtataaaaaaagaagatgtggtatgcttgctaTGTTGCATgaattttgatcattgttgaaggctatatgaTGGAGGCCTAGGGTTGTCTTATGGGCAACATTATCATACCCCATcctaattttatacattttgtaccaccTTTAATATAAGGCCCTCCTTTATAGTTAagataatttttacaaccttCATCTTTTGATCTGAATTACAGAAAAGGAATTCTCTTAATATTTTCAGCTGAGGCAAAGATTATAGATGAGGAAACCGAAAACTACCAACAAAGGTTCATGAAAAGGAAGATGGcaattttaaagcataaaagaaaGCATGGTATGTATATATCTTAAGTATGATTTCTATATTAATTTATGAATCCCAATGCTATCTAGCTCAGTATCCtaataaaatgtatttgcatTTAGACATCTGATACATGAATCTGTATACAGATTTCAAGAAAATACAATGAGTATCCTCTTGATTTTGCCCATTCTACAAAACTGCACACATTTACTTCTGAATTTACATGATTTACAGTACATTTAAGTAATGTAATACATGCATGTCATGTTTTTTGAATTGGAAAATAAAgaacaatgcaaacaaaaaactTCTACAGAAATTGACTTGTCACTAAAATTAGCATAGTCCAGGAACCAATGaaacaacaaacacaaaaaaatgtcAGTCTTGTTAAGTATAAAAGcatacttaaggatgtacttaggtgaggttttggaatttgtgttaaATATTCGGACTCCTCGGTTTTATTCCATACAatataaggtaaaatattttgccccataacacctatttatattttaacataagACTCATAAAAGGTCATCTgataaaattttagaagattcttgattttctttcttcaGTTTTgtgacccaaataataccaatggaAATATAAGGTAAAAGACGTCCCAGTTAGCCTTTTCCTGCCAATatcttataaatcaaatatctcaaaaaggagctccatgacctatcaatattttagcttattttga of the Mytilus galloprovincialis chromosome 8, xbMytGall1.hap1.1, whole genome shotgun sequence genome contains:
- the LOC143042822 gene encoding uncharacterized protein LOC143042822 translates to MLLSVPEKRKKTINSTHSAFGKPSRSPRTPTPSSLTYSSYSYSDTFENATQSVNYSDTFETESKAEPTTIKTAKFSTILTELEGDFKTTKDLTITRQSESFPTYSDTFETDDFESHPKSDDDSYRGRESKYAETESNYTDTDSKYTSEETQSYGTRTLESVAESTTPRYSSDDFEDETYSYSESYEYSSTFELDDEISSLDVVTDPEKIQREEELKKKSEEAKENYISTLISNMRNKRFKDTDITELSLIEPIKTEAKIIDEETENYQQRFMKRKMAILKHKRKHGMKPMRELPWPGKRDVHVTEYGLDPQIVEKLKIKNLITKMGNAAKCELHDPKRCRECREYEKELDEEAAKRHFIRIKKSQIQKDITENQLEKHIIRMNPINLIGELAKSLPRPTADPAEITEQMNQGLMFSKYL